A DNA window from Polynucleobacter sp. AP-Titi-500A-B4 contains the following coding sequences:
- a CDS encoding DNA internalization-related competence protein ComEC/Rec2: MSFLCWLALYLGPQIRGLRYIFICLLLFTVGFAWNANYADRRLANILAEDLEGKELSAEGRVVALPQSSSAGAKFAFEISYLLNGKEKISVFPKRIYLSWQPAWRSNEEIPQIIPGQRWNLKVKLKRPYGSLNPYTFDFERWSFHQDFGASGSVRSGKLLKTIDIGLTEFELRMELARWKLREKIRSLLPGDARYAGVIIALVMGDQNAIEQDDWRVFNATGIGHLISISGLHVTMLAGIGASIAGFIWRRRAWPLIIPLSKVAAASGFITAFIYAWLAGFQIPAQRTMYMVGVVAFALWTGRNPRSFDIWWWALAFVLVIDPMAPYTPGFWLSFGAVAAILFAMKDSSGLLGIPTGKELEVHWSNRILQALREACRVQAVVTIALLPFTLYWFYQVSVLSPIANAFAIPLVSYVVTPLAIAGALLPEFIGRWLLLPAHASMEYLAVILEWLAHWNWAVVWSSQPVWWMLFISGIGIIYAIRPGDLSHSWPSRLLALLPSLLFFIPLANLEYQTLRSGEFRATVFDIGQGTAVFIETANKRLLYDTGPIQGKKDDAGQRVLLPYLRGRGIDRIDRMVISHSDSDHVGGAASLLKQVGFDTMMGSLPGNNPLLKNLQFNSIPSIPCRYGQYWIWDEVEFLIWHPNEDTLFENQYSMKPNEMSCVLEVRNKNSSIWLTGDVEKQGEAEMTDRLDSQTLSALDERELIFMAPHHGSKTSSSIDLLAKLRPDIAFAQNGYRNRYGHPHPTVTARYEGMQIPFHQTPKTGAQIWTFTKGAGTLIRFLRRDIGRLWHRNIDQAEAGSKLSSPIKAKSP; the protein is encoded by the coding sequence TCTTGTGTTGGCTGGCTTTATACCTAGGCCCTCAAATCAGAGGGCTTCGATATATTTTTATTTGTCTTCTTTTATTCACTGTGGGCTTTGCTTGGAATGCAAACTATGCAGATAGGCGACTGGCAAATATTCTTGCCGAGGATTTAGAGGGCAAAGAACTCAGTGCTGAAGGAAGAGTTGTCGCTCTTCCACAAAGTAGTTCTGCGGGCGCCAAGTTTGCATTTGAGATTAGCTATCTTTTGAATGGCAAAGAAAAGATCAGTGTATTTCCTAAAAGAATCTATCTAAGTTGGCAGCCTGCATGGAGAAGCAATGAAGAGATTCCTCAAATAATCCCAGGGCAGCGCTGGAATTTGAAGGTCAAGCTCAAGAGACCATATGGATCTTTAAACCCTTATACCTTTGATTTTGAGCGTTGGTCATTTCATCAGGATTTTGGTGCTAGTGGATCCGTTAGATCTGGCAAATTGTTGAAAACAATTGATATTGGTCTGACCGAATTTGAGTTGCGCATGGAGTTAGCACGTTGGAAATTACGTGAAAAGATTCGTTCACTCTTGCCAGGTGATGCGCGCTATGCCGGCGTGATTATTGCGCTAGTGATGGGAGATCAAAATGCCATTGAGCAAGATGACTGGCGGGTATTTAATGCAACCGGTATAGGCCACCTCATTTCTATTTCGGGCTTACACGTCACGATGTTGGCAGGTATTGGGGCGTCGATTGCTGGATTTATCTGGCGGCGTCGCGCATGGCCACTTATCATTCCGTTGAGTAAAGTAGCAGCAGCCTCAGGTTTTATCACGGCATTCATCTACGCATGGTTAGCAGGCTTTCAGATACCGGCGCAAAGAACGATGTATATGGTCGGCGTCGTTGCCTTTGCTTTATGGACTGGCAGAAATCCAAGATCATTCGATATTTGGTGGTGGGCGCTCGCATTTGTTCTAGTCATTGATCCAATGGCACCTTATACGCCAGGATTTTGGCTTTCATTTGGAGCGGTCGCCGCCATTCTCTTTGCGATGAAAGATTCTTCTGGATTGTTGGGTATCCCCACTGGAAAAGAGTTGGAGGTGCATTGGTCAAATCGAATCTTGCAGGCACTACGTGAAGCTTGTCGTGTACAGGCAGTGGTAACCATTGCACTACTCCCTTTTACTTTGTATTGGTTTTATCAGGTATCGGTACTCTCGCCAATCGCCAATGCATTTGCGATTCCTTTGGTGAGTTATGTTGTGACCCCCTTGGCAATTGCTGGCGCCTTACTCCCAGAATTTATTGGCCGCTGGCTCTTATTGCCGGCACATGCATCAATGGAATACCTGGCCGTGATATTAGAGTGGTTGGCTCATTGGAATTGGGCGGTAGTTTGGTCGAGTCAACCAGTATGGTGGATGTTATTCATTTCGGGGATTGGGATTATTTATGCCATCCGCCCTGGAGATCTTTCCCATTCTTGGCCATCAAGATTACTCGCTTTACTGCCTTCCCTATTATTTTTTATCCCGTTGGCTAATTTGGAGTACCAGACCCTTAGATCTGGAGAGTTTAGGGCAACAGTATTTGATATTGGGCAGGGCACAGCGGTCTTTATTGAGACTGCTAATAAGAGATTGCTTTATGACACTGGTCCGATACAGGGTAAAAAAGATGATGCTGGGCAACGTGTCCTGCTGCCGTACTTGCGCGGCAGGGGTATAGATCGAATCGATCGTATGGTAATTAGTCATAGTGATAGTGATCATGTGGGCGGGGCAGCCTCGCTACTGAAGCAGGTTGGGTTTGACACAATGATGGGGTCATTGCCAGGTAATAACCCATTACTAAAAAATTTACAGTTCAACAGCATTCCAAGTATTCCATGCCGTTATGGTCAGTACTGGATTTGGGATGAGGTGGAGTTTTTAATTTGGCATCCAAATGAAGATACGCTTTTTGAGAATCAATATTCGATGAAGCCTAATGAAATGAGTTGTGTATTAGAGGTGCGCAATAAAAATAGTTCGATCTGGTTAACTGGGGATGTAGAGAAACAGGGCGAAGCAGAAATGACTGATCGCCTTGATTCGCAAACACTAAGCGCATTAGATGAAAGAGAATTGATTTTTATGGCGCCACACCACGGTAGTAAAACTTCTTCGTCAATTGATCTATTAGCGAAATTGAGACCGGATATTGCTTTTGCTCAAAATGGATATCGCAATCGTTATGGCCATCCGCATCCGACCGTTACTGCACGTTATGAAGGTATGCAGATCCCTTTTCATCAAACGCCAAAGACGGGCGCGCAAATTTGGACTTTTACAAAGGGTGCCGGGACTTTAATCCGTTTTTTAAGGCGCGATATAGGACGTCTCTGGCATCGTAATATTGACCAAGCTGAGGCTGGGTCGAAGCTTTCGAGCCCTATAAAAGCAAAAAGCCCTTAA
- the dapD gene encoding 2,3,4,5-tetrahydropyridine-2,6-dicarboxylate N-succinyltransferase produces MSQSPQSIIEQAWENRADLSPNSAPGDVRSAVNAVLEGLNAGTIRVAERRSVGKWEVNQWVKKAVLLSFRLEDNIPMSAGGYTQFYDKVPSKFEGYTAADFAAGGFRVVPPAVARRGSFIGKNAVLMPSYVNIGAYVGEGTMVDTWATVGSCAQIGKNVHLSGGVGIGGVLEPIQAGPVIIEDNCFIGARSEVVEGVVIEENAVLSMGVYIGQSTKIYDRETGEVHYGRVPAGSVVVPGSLPSACGKYSLYAAIIVKKVDAQTRAKTAINELLRD; encoded by the coding sequence ATGAGCCAATCACCACAAAGCATCATTGAACAAGCCTGGGAAAACCGCGCAGACCTCTCACCAAACAGCGCCCCTGGGGACGTCCGAAGCGCCGTAAATGCGGTCTTAGAAGGCCTAAATGCAGGCACCATTCGCGTCGCTGAGCGTCGCTCTGTCGGCAAGTGGGAGGTAAATCAATGGGTTAAGAAAGCTGTATTGCTTTCTTTCCGCCTAGAAGACAACATTCCCATGAGCGCTGGTGGCTACACCCAGTTCTATGACAAGGTTCCCAGCAAATTTGAAGGTTATACCGCCGCTGACTTTGCAGCTGGTGGTTTCCGCGTTGTTCCCCCGGCAGTTGCCCGTCGCGGCTCCTTTATTGGCAAAAATGCTGTTTTGATGCCTTCCTACGTCAATATTGGTGCTTATGTAGGCGAAGGTACGATGGTCGATACCTGGGCAACCGTGGGCTCTTGCGCCCAAATCGGTAAAAACGTTCACCTCTCTGGCGGTGTTGGTATTGGCGGCGTTTTAGAACCAATCCAAGCAGGCCCAGTGATTATTGAAGATAACTGCTTTATTGGCGCCCGCTCTGAAGTTGTTGAAGGTGTGGTCATTGAAGAAAACGCTGTTCTCTCTATGGGCGTCTATATTGGCCAAAGCACCAAGATTTATGACCGTGAAACCGGTGAAGTCCATTACGGTCGGGTTCCAGCAGGCTCAGTTGTCGTTCCGGGCTCATTACCTTCTGCTTGTGGCAAATACAGCCTCTATGCAGCCATCATTGTGAAAAAGGTGGATGCGCAAACGAGAGCGAAAACTGCCATCAACGAACTTCTCCGCGACTAA
- the prmB gene encoding 50S ribosomal protein L3 N(5)-glutamine methyltransferase codes for MDPEPSQAYSVSQCIDQIAQKLEAENLHYGHGAIDAQSEALWITSKQLDLSPADTLDHLEQMLSEGQYQNAFLIAQQRIDTRKPLAYLLGEAWLMGIPFFCSEQSIVPRSWIAELIVDGSLEPWLPAGGKALDLCTGNGSLAILLALSCPDIHVSACDISMPALSVAARNVDRHGLSSQVELLDGDLWDALPEPNEDNLFDLIICNPPYVNANSMSALPAEYQAEPVLALAGGDDGMDLIRKIIAQAPDYLSERGALLLEIGNEYENFKKAFPQIPVIWMEVSAGEEQVLLIQAEDLR; via the coding sequence ATGGACCCTGAGCCTTCACAAGCCTATTCAGTTAGTCAGTGCATTGATCAAATTGCACAAAAACTTGAAGCAGAAAATTTGCATTATGGACATGGTGCTATCGACGCACAGAGTGAAGCCCTGTGGATTACCAGCAAGCAACTCGACCTCAGCCCTGCAGATACACTTGATCATCTAGAGCAAATGCTCTCGGAAGGCCAATACCAAAATGCATTTCTTATTGCGCAACAAAGAATAGATACTCGTAAACCACTAGCCTATCTATTGGGGGAAGCTTGGTTAATGGGTATACCGTTTTTCTGTAGTGAGCAAAGCATTGTGCCGCGCTCATGGATTGCCGAACTCATTGTGGACGGATCACTCGAGCCTTGGTTGCCAGCTGGTGGCAAAGCATTGGATCTTTGTACAGGCAATGGTTCCTTAGCAATCTTGTTGGCACTTTCTTGCCCAGATATTCATGTGAGCGCCTGCGATATCAGCATGCCAGCCTTATCTGTAGCAGCGCGTAACGTGGATCGTCATGGTTTGAGTTCACAAGTAGAGCTACTAGATGGTGATCTTTGGGATGCATTGCCAGAACCCAATGAAGACAATTTGTTTGATCTGATTATTTGCAACCCGCCTTACGTCAATGCAAACTCTATGAGCGCCCTACCAGCTGAATATCAAGCTGAACCAGTATTAGCACTTGCCGGCGGTGATGACGGCATGGATCTGATTCGTAAAATTATTGCGCAGGCTCCAGATTACCTCTCAGAACGTGGCGCTCTCTTACTGGAAATTGGTAATGAGTATGAGAACTTCAAGAAAGCTTTCCCGCAAATCCCAGTCATTTGGATGGAAGTGTCTGCTGGGGAAGAACAAGTGCTTTTAATTCAAGCAGAAGATCTTCGATAA
- the radA gene encoding DNA repair protein RadA, producing the protein MAKVKTVYICQSCGGTSAKWQGQCPSCQAWNTMEEGLPETTSNSRFQGLAQSLPRQKLSAITAEDLPRFSTGVEEFDRVLGGGLVPGGVVLLGGDPGIGKSTLLLQALAEMSSAGMNVLYSSGEESAAQIALRAKRIALDAPQLEVLAEIQLEKLISIMDTVKPQVLVVDSIQTLYSEVLSSAPGSVAQVRECAAQLTRAAKSSGICVLMVGHVTKDGHLAGPRVLEHIVDTVLYFEGDTHSSFRLVRSIKNRFGAVNELGVFAMTEKGLRGVTNPSAIFLSQHEQMVPGACVLVTQEGSRPLLVEIQALVDTAHVPNPRRLAVGLEQARLAMLLAVLHRHAGVACFDQDVFLNAVGGVKISEPAADLAVLLAIQSSIRNRALPKELIVFGEVGLAGEIRPCPRGQERLKEAAKLGFTVAIIPKANMPKTKIPGLKVIPVERIDQAIAAAAELS; encoded by the coding sequence TTGGCTAAAGTCAAAACGGTTTACATCTGCCAATCATGTGGCGGCACATCTGCAAAGTGGCAGGGTCAATGTCCATCTTGTCAGGCATGGAACACCATGGAAGAGGGTTTGCCAGAGACCACGTCAAATTCTCGGTTTCAAGGCTTAGCGCAATCCCTGCCGCGGCAAAAGCTTTCTGCTATTACTGCAGAAGATTTACCACGCTTTAGCACGGGCGTAGAAGAGTTTGATCGTGTATTAGGTGGCGGTCTAGTGCCTGGTGGTGTGGTGCTATTGGGCGGCGATCCAGGGATTGGTAAATCTACTTTGTTATTGCAAGCCTTGGCGGAGATGAGTTCTGCGGGCATGAATGTGCTCTATAGCAGTGGCGAAGAATCGGCTGCGCAAATCGCATTACGTGCAAAACGAATTGCGTTGGATGCGCCTCAACTAGAAGTCTTGGCAGAAATTCAGTTGGAGAAGTTGATCTCCATTATGGATACTGTGAAGCCGCAAGTATTAGTGGTCGATTCCATTCAAACTTTGTATTCGGAAGTATTGAGTTCGGCTCCAGGTTCTGTTGCACAAGTTCGTGAGTGTGCCGCTCAATTAACCAGAGCTGCTAAGTCCAGCGGCATTTGTGTATTGATGGTGGGTCATGTCACTAAAGATGGTCACCTAGCTGGCCCCCGTGTCCTTGAGCATATTGTGGATACCGTTTTGTACTTTGAGGGGGATACCCACTCTTCATTCCGTTTAGTACGCTCGATTAAAAATCGTTTTGGAGCGGTCAATGAGCTTGGCGTTTTTGCAATGACTGAAAAAGGGCTGCGTGGCGTCACCAATCCATCTGCTATTTTCCTGTCGCAACATGAGCAAATGGTGCCAGGTGCTTGTGTATTGGTTACCCAAGAAGGCAGCAGACCCCTCTTAGTAGAAATTCAGGCACTCGTTGATACGGCACATGTTCCCAATCCCCGTCGTTTAGCAGTTGGTTTAGAGCAAGCGCGTTTGGCCATGCTGCTAGCGGTATTGCATCGTCATGCTGGTGTCGCATGTTTTGATCAAGACGTCTTTTTAAATGCAGTTGGTGGCGTCAAAATTTCAGAGCCTGCTGCTGACTTGGCGGTGTTGTTAGCAATACAGTCATCGATCCGTAATCGCGCTTTACCTAAAGAGCTCATCGTATTTGGTGAAGTCGGTTTAGCTGGAGAAATTCGTCCATGCCCGCGTGGTCAGGAGCGCCTTAAAGAAGCTGCAAAGCTTGGCTTTACTGTTGCCATTATTCCAAAAGCGAATATGCCGAAGACGAAGATCCCAGGCTTAAAGGTGATACCAGTAGAGCGAATTGATCAGGCAATCGCAGCTGCAGCAGAACTCAGTTAA
- a CDS encoding potassium transporter Kup: MFAAIGVVFGDIGTSPLYALKECFSPEHGIPFSAEAVYGVISMVFWAFTIVVSLKYVLFVMRANNHGEGGILALMALALRTAPTGSKRSLLIIMAGVFGACMFYGDAIITPAISVLSAVEGLEVISPDLTRFVVPITIAILVALFLIQKTGTDVVGKLFGPIMVVWFVVIGLMGLHQVVQHPAIFAAINPIYAIQFMHEHALQGFIVLGAVFLVLTGAEALYADMGHFGVKPIRMGWFFIVMPCLLLNYFGQGAMFLNNPETISNPFFLMVPEGFVFPLVLLATAATVIASQAVISGAFSMTSQAILLGFVPRMKVRHTSDKEIGQIYMPLVNWVLLVLVIVVVLAFKKSENLAAAYGIAVTTTMIVTTFLAAIVMRVVWRWNPILVTLVISAFLAVDLAFLTANLLKIMEGGWFPLLLGAVCFIFLMTWYQGRRILRQNAMSNGIELKSFIEALMMHPPHRVEGTAIFLTAHVDYLPVSFLHNLKHNHVLHERVFFLKVSIWDVPYVKDEERITLRDLGNGIYVVRAVYGFNETPDMGQIIELIEKSSDLKFDMMNTSFFLSRDTIVSTEIPGMALWRERLFCWMYQNAGRQSDFFKIPANRLVELGAKVEI, encoded by the coding sequence ATGTTTGCTGCCATTGGCGTGGTCTTTGGTGACATTGGCACCAGTCCTTTATATGCGCTGAAAGAATGTTTTAGTCCTGAGCACGGCATTCCATTTTCTGCAGAGGCAGTTTATGGAGTGATCTCCATGGTGTTTTGGGCATTTACGATTGTGGTTTCGCTAAAGTATGTGTTGTTTGTGATGCGCGCAAACAATCATGGTGAGGGCGGTATTTTGGCGCTCATGGCTTTGGCATTAAGAACGGCTCCAACGGGCTCAAAGCGTTCTCTACTCATCATCATGGCTGGAGTATTTGGTGCCTGTATGTTTTATGGTGATGCGATTATTACTCCCGCTATTTCAGTGCTTTCTGCCGTGGAGGGTCTAGAAGTCATCTCTCCAGATCTCACCCGCTTCGTTGTGCCCATCACTATTGCCATCTTAGTGGCGCTCTTCTTGATTCAAAAAACTGGAACTGATGTGGTTGGTAAGTTGTTTGGTCCAATCATGGTTGTCTGGTTTGTGGTGATTGGCTTAATGGGGTTGCATCAGGTGGTGCAGCACCCCGCCATCTTTGCTGCTATCAATCCGATATATGCCATTCAATTTATGCATGAGCATGCTCTGCAAGGTTTTATTGTATTGGGGGCTGTTTTCTTGGTATTGACTGGCGCCGAAGCTTTGTATGCTGACATGGGTCACTTTGGTGTGAAGCCTATTCGTATGGGTTGGTTCTTTATTGTGATGCCTTGTTTGCTGCTGAACTACTTTGGTCAGGGTGCAATGTTTTTAAATAACCCTGAAACCATTAGCAATCCCTTTTTCTTAATGGTGCCTGAAGGATTTGTTTTTCCATTGGTGTTATTGGCGACTGCTGCAACCGTGATCGCTTCGCAAGCTGTGATATCTGGCGCCTTCTCAATGACCAGTCAAGCTATCTTGTTAGGTTTTGTTCCACGCATGAAAGTGCGCCATACCTCTGATAAAGAGATTGGCCAGATTTATATGCCGCTAGTGAATTGGGTTTTATTGGTTTTAGTGATTGTTGTGGTGTTGGCTTTTAAGAAGTCTGAGAATTTGGCGGCAGCCTATGGCATTGCAGTAACAACGACAATGATTGTGACCACCTTTTTAGCAGCCATTGTGATGCGTGTGGTTTGGCGCTGGAATCCTATTCTGGTAACTCTTGTGATTAGCGCATTCTTGGCGGTTGACCTTGCGTTCTTAACGGCTAACTTGCTCAAGATTATGGAAGGTGGCTGGTTCCCACTTTTATTGGGCGCAGTTTGCTTTATATTCTTGATGACGTGGTATCAGGGTCGCAGGATCTTGCGTCAGAATGCGATGAGCAACGGCATCGAATTGAAGAGCTTTATTGAGGCTCTGATGATGCATCCGCCTCACCGTGTTGAGGGTACTGCGATTTTCTTGACCGCCCACGTTGACTATCTGCCAGTTTCTTTCTTGCATAACCTCAAGCACAACCATGTTCTGCATGAGCGAGTTTTCTTCCTCAAAGTGAGTATTTGGGATGTGCCTTACGTCAAAGATGAAGAACGGATTACTTTACGTGATCTTGGTAACGGAATTTATGTGGTCCGCGCTGTATATGGATTCAACGAGACTCCTGATATGGGCCAGATTATTGAATTGATTGAGAAGTCCTCTGATCTGAAGTTTGACATGATGAATACGTCTTTCTTCTTGTCGCGTGACACGATTGTTTCTACTGAAATTCCAGGTATGGCGCTATGGCGTGAGCGCTTGTTCTGCTGGATGTATCAGAATGCAGGCCGTCAATCAGACTTCTTTAAGATTCCGGCAAACCGCTTGGTTGAGTTGGGCGCGAAGGTAGAGATTTGA
- the dapE gene encoding succinyl-diaminopimelate desuccinylase → MSATLELTEALIACHSVTPADGGCQDLIAKRLQEIGFHTESVISGPNDFQVTNLWAIKKGKAGDQGKVLMFAGHTDVVPTGPLEKWTSNPFTPTIRDGKLYGRGAADMKTSLAGFVVATEEFITKHPDHQGSIAFLITSDEEGPANDGTVIMCERLQKQGQRLDYCVIGEPTSVDQLGDMIKNGRRGSLSGKVKIKGIQAHIAYPHLGANPIHLSAPAITALVETEWDKGNEYFQPTSFQISNIHAGTGANNVIPGELVIDFNFRFSTESKPEQLRERLESILKKAGLDFEIDWVLGGSPFITGDGDLAGALRKAIKAETKVDTELSTTGGTSDGRFIAKICKEVVEFGPLNATSHKIDECVIVDDVEPLKNIYRKTLEQLIA, encoded by the coding sequence ATGAGCGCCACCCTCGAGCTTACTGAAGCTCTGATTGCTTGCCATTCCGTAACACCGGCTGATGGTGGCTGCCAAGATTTAATTGCTAAACGTTTACAGGAGATTGGTTTTCATACTGAGAGCGTGATTAGTGGGCCAAATGATTTTCAGGTTACCAACCTATGGGCGATCAAAAAAGGAAAAGCGGGCGATCAAGGTAAGGTCTTAATGTTTGCCGGCCATACCGATGTTGTGCCCACTGGCCCCCTTGAAAAATGGACAAGCAATCCATTTACACCAACGATTCGTGATGGCAAGCTCTATGGTCGCGGCGCGGCTGATATGAAAACTTCGCTGGCGGGTTTTGTAGTGGCCACTGAAGAATTTATTACCAAGCATCCAGATCATCAAGGGTCCATTGCCTTCTTAATTACTAGTGATGAGGAAGGCCCGGCAAATGACGGCACCGTCATCATGTGTGAGCGTTTGCAAAAACAGGGTCAGCGCTTGGATTATTGCGTCATTGGTGAGCCTACTTCCGTTGATCAATTAGGTGACATGATTAAGAACGGTCGTCGCGGCTCTTTATCTGGCAAGGTAAAGATCAAAGGCATTCAGGCGCATATTGCTTACCCTCACCTAGGCGCTAACCCAATTCATTTGTCGGCTCCAGCTATCACTGCCTTAGTAGAAACAGAGTGGGACAAGGGAAATGAATATTTCCAGCCAACGAGTTTTCAGATCTCTAATATTCACGCTGGCACGGGCGCAAATAACGTCATCCCCGGCGAACTTGTGATTGACTTTAATTTTCGCTTCTCCACTGAGAGCAAACCTGAGCAATTGCGTGAACGACTTGAGAGCATCCTCAAAAAGGCTGGCTTGGATTTTGAGATTGACTGGGTACTAGGTGGCAGCCCCTTCATTACGGGCGACGGTGACCTTGCCGGTGCCTTGCGCAAAGCCATTAAAGCTGAAACCAAAGTTGACACCGAACTCTCTACTACTGGCGGTACTAGTGATGGTCGTTTTATCGCCAAGATCTGCAAAGAAGTTGTAGAGTTTGGGCCACTCAACGCGACAAGCCATAAGATTGATGAGTGCGTCATTGTTGATGATGTAGAGCCGCTCAAAAATATCTATCGCAAAACACTTGAGCAACTGATTGCTTAA